The following are encoded in a window of Methanorbis rubei genomic DNA:
- the thiC gene encoding phosphomethylpyrimidine synthase ThiC, translated as MTIVEDAKRGLITEEMKVVAAAEGVTEDFIRRSIAGGHIVIPMSPYRNVKLCGIGSGLRTKVNASLGTSSDIVDVEAEIEKARQAELAGADSLMELSTGGDFLDIRRRVIAATTLSVGSVPLYQAFIEAARKKGGVVFMDEDDLFKITEEQAKLGTNFMAIHTGINYETVKRLKNQGRHGGLVSRGGAFMTAWMLHNEQENPLYRRFDYLVEILKEHEVTLSFGNGMRAGACHDATDRAAIQELLINAELADQAHAAGVQCIMEGPGHIPLDEIATNVQLEKRVTNNKPFYMLGPLVTDIAPGYDDRVAAIGASVSSAAGADFICYVTPAEHLALPTAEEVYEGVISSRIAAHVGDMVKLPKTRELDLEMGHARRDLDWDRQYAVALNATRAKEIRNSRMPADTDACTMCGDFCAIKIVQKNFHF; from the coding sequence ATGACAATTGTGGAAGACGCAAAACGCGGCCTCATCACCGAAGAGATGAAGGTCGTTGCGGCAGCCGAAGGAGTGACCGAGGATTTCATCCGCCGCAGCATCGCAGGCGGACATATTGTAATTCCGATGAGCCCGTACCGGAACGTAAAGCTCTGCGGTATCGGCTCGGGTCTTCGCACCAAAGTAAATGCGTCTCTTGGAACCTCTTCAGATATCGTGGACGTGGAAGCAGAGATCGAAAAAGCCAGACAGGCAGAGCTTGCCGGCGCAGATTCTCTGATGGAACTTTCAACCGGTGGAGATTTCCTTGACATCCGCCGCCGCGTCATTGCAGCGACAACGCTCTCGGTCGGATCGGTTCCTCTCTATCAGGCATTCATCGAGGCCGCACGCAAGAAAGGCGGCGTGGTCTTCATGGACGAGGATGATCTGTTCAAGATCACTGAGGAACAGGCAAAACTCGGAACAAACTTCATGGCAATCCACACCGGAATCAACTACGAGACGGTGAAGCGGCTGAAGAATCAGGGACGTCACGGCGGCCTTGTCTCCCGTGGCGGCGCATTCATGACCGCATGGATGCTGCACAACGAGCAGGAGAATCCGCTCTACCGCAGATTCGATTATCTGGTGGAGATCTTAAAAGAGCACGAGGTCACGCTTTCGTTCGGCAACGGTATGCGGGCAGGAGCCTGTCATGATGCAACCGATCGTGCGGCAATTCAGGAGCTTTTGATCAATGCCGAGCTCGCCGATCAGGCACATGCGGCAGGCGTTCAGTGTATTATGGAAGGACCCGGACACATTCCGCTCGATGAGATCGCAACCAATGTGCAGCTGGAGAAGCGGGTTACCAACAACAAGCCGTTCTATATGCTCGGCCCGCTCGTGACCGACATTGCTCCGGGATATGATGACCGCGTTGCGGCAATCGGAGCATCTGTTTCGTCCGCAGCAGGTGCAGACTTCATCTGTTACGTGACGCCTGCCGAGCATCTTGCCCTGCCAACCGCTGAGGAAGTGTATGAGGGTGTGATCAGTTCCCGCATTGCGGCTCACGTTGGCGATATGGTGAAGCTGCCGAAAACCCGCGAGCTGGATCTGGAGATGGGCCATGCAAGACGCGATCTTGACTGGGACCGCCAGTATGCGGTTGCTCTGAATGCAACGAGGGCAAAGGAGATCCGCAACTCAAGAATGCCTGCTGATACGGATGCATGTACGATGTGCGGCGATTTCTGTGCGATTAAGATTGTGCAGAAGAACTTCCACTTCTAA
- a CDS encoding transcriptional regulator encodes MVKVPCQEIVWDIIPAMQAALAAELVSRGVSQINVAKALSVAPSAVSQYLSGKRGYRIVFDDEIKELIGKLAEDINNGTITENELGDKFCFICRHLRSDEGCGGPIE; translated from the coding sequence ATGGTTAAAGTCCCCTGTCAGGAGATCGTATGGGACATCATCCCTGCGATGCAGGCAGCTCTCGCCGCAGAACTCGTCAGTCGCGGCGTTTCGCAGATCAATGTTGCCAAGGCCCTGTCAGTGGCACCCTCCGCAGTCTCTCAGTACCTCTCCGGCAAACGGGGATACAGGATCGTCTTCGATGACGAGATCAAAGAACTGATCGGCAAACTTGCCGAGGATATCAATAACGGCACCATCACTGAAAACGAACTCGGCGACAAATTCTGTTTCATCTGCCGGCATCTTCGCAGCGATGAAGGCTGCGGCGGCCCAATCGAATGA
- a CDS encoding formate dehydrogenase accessory sulfurtransferase FdhD: MTIFSGLLPEQPFALTVNGRNLLSILMMPNDLEEFAYGYLATEAIIPSDEIESVMIDGQTIGVLTTNPFKVLLPKRAVVSGCGGTASYLDPAKLPVLGKGITAPSSLLTADFPDDILSLGGYSAAARFLDGETFLASDLSQHTALDKVTGLVLKNGRELADAILLLSGKVTADTVRKTLNAGYSVLVSCLPPTALAVQLADSCGLTLMCLPKKVYTHSERIR, from the coding sequence ATGACAATTTTTTCCGGTCTCCTGCCTGAACAGCCCTTTGCCCTGACCGTCAACGGCAGAAACCTTCTCTCAATCCTTATGATGCCAAATGATCTCGAAGAGTTCGCTTATGGCTATCTCGCAACAGAAGCAATCATTCCCTCTGACGAGATCGAATCTGTTATGATCGATGGACAGACAATTGGTGTCCTCACCACAAATCCGTTCAAAGTTCTTCTGCCCAAACGTGCTGTAGTTTCCGGCTGCGGCGGAACCGCGTCCTATCTTGATCCGGCAAAACTTCCGGTCTTGGGAAAAGGAATCACTGCTCCTTCTTCGCTGCTTACCGCAGATTTTCCTGATGACATTCTCTCGCTTGGCGGCTACTCTGCTGCCGCACGATTTCTGGATGGAGAAACCTTCCTTGCATCCGATCTCAGCCAGCACACCGCTCTTGACAAAGTCACCGGCCTTGTTTTGAAAAATGGGCGTGAGCTAGCTGATGCAATTCTTCTTCTCTCAGGAAAAGTAACTGCGGATACCGTTCGAAAAACACTCAACGCAGGCTATTCAGTTCTTGTATCTTGCCTGCCGCCCACAGCTCTTGCGGTTCAGCTTGCTGACTCCTGCGGTCTCACACTCATGTGTTTGCCGAAGAAGGTTTACACGCACTCAGAACGGATCAGATAA
- a CDS encoding SIMPL domain-containing protein, which translates to MKKITIAVLLLFAVFALCAIPAAAETSPTDRVILTSGYGESVTTPDKVTISFSVQTTDPDVKVAQQQNAQASSAVIAALKSAGIAEKDLKTTGYNIYSYVIGEYNPGKWPNGTEVYQVTNTIQMTSYDVSKAGDYIDAAVAAGANSVSSLQFGLSNEKQITERNNALISAVKSSRADADAVASALNVRIISTGTVQIDQSRYSVSYPTTYEMATMAKDSMAGSAQTQIQSGELKTTATVSIAYTY; encoded by the coding sequence ATGAAAAAAATTACGATAGCAGTTCTTCTGCTGTTTGCGGTATTCGCCCTCTGTGCGATTCCCGCAGCAGCAGAAACTTCCCCGACCGACCGGGTGATTCTCACTTCAGGATACGGGGAGTCGGTAACAACTCCTGACAAAGTTACGATCAGCTTCTCGGTCCAGACAACCGATCCTGATGTAAAAGTTGCACAGCAGCAGAATGCCCAGGCATCTTCAGCAGTGATTGCTGCACTGAAGAGTGCAGGCATTGCAGAAAAGGATCTGAAGACTACAGGATATAATATCTATTCGTACGTGATCGGTGAGTACAATCCCGGCAAGTGGCCGAACGGAACCGAGGTCTATCAGGTTACGAACACGATTCAGATGACTTCGTATGATGTGTCCAAAGCTGGCGACTATATTGATGCAGCGGTCGCAGCAGGTGCAAACAGTGTGAGCAGTCTGCAGTTTGGACTTTCCAATGAAAAGCAGATCACCGAACGCAACAATGCTCTCATCTCCGCAGTAAAGTCGTCCCGTGCTGATGCGGACGCTGTTGCATCTGCACTGAATGTGAGAATTATTTCAACCGGAACCGTTCAGATCGATCAGAGCAGATACTCTGTCTCCTACCCGACTACGTATGAGATGGCAACGATGGCAAAAGACAGTATGGCAGGTTCGGCACAGACTCAGATTCAGTCTGGTGAGCTGAAGACAACCGCAACAGTGTCGATTGCCTACACTTACTAA
- a CDS encoding mechanosensitive ion channel family protein produces MLELDELFMGGGILVIGIVVAIGIAVATRILTKYFHRGIARFIVSSFGYPIAGYVLATTTYVAFHIYMPELLNISATYYQAVIVLLAVWTVYRMSMSAVDYFFPHEEHEPSRVGPILKFSLRVVIWSLGIMMVLATLQINITPLLAGAGIAGIAVALAAQDLLGNIFGGVVLYLDTPFRVGDWVKVDGQFGEVLQIGPRSTRIKTLDSQLMTIPNAKIAGDSVINFSAPQDYMLIRLKIGVAYGSDVALVKQTMKDAVENVFSTTPYLSRDEPAQANFLSFGDSSLNFELVICASKPLYYYASIDAVNCEVDRLFRERGITIPFPQREVRILNMPEKGL; encoded by the coding sequence ATGCTTGAACTTGATGAACTCTTCATGGGAGGGGGAATACTTGTCATCGGCATCGTTGTGGCAATCGGTATAGCAGTAGCCACACGCATCCTCACCAAATACTTTCATCGCGGAATCGCCAGATTCATCGTCAGCTCGTTCGGCTATCCAATCGCAGGCTACGTTCTCGCCACGACGACGTACGTCGCGTTTCATATTTACATGCCCGAACTCCTTAACATCAGTGCCACATACTATCAGGCAGTGATCGTTCTGCTTGCGGTCTGGACGGTTTACCGCATGAGTATGAGTGCGGTTGACTACTTTTTCCCGCACGAAGAGCATGAACCAAGCAGAGTAGGACCCATCCTGAAGTTCTCCTTACGCGTCGTCATCTGGAGTCTTGGCATAATGATGGTGCTCGCAACGCTTCAGATCAACATCACTCCGCTTCTTGCCGGCGCAGGAATTGCCGGCATCGCTGTTGCCCTTGCAGCTCAGGATCTGCTTGGCAACATCTTCGGAGGAGTAGTCCTTTACCTTGACACACCGTTTCGTGTTGGAGACTGGGTGAAAGTTGACGGACAGTTTGGCGAAGTTCTCCAGATCGGACCGAGAAGTACGAGAATTAAAACACTCGACTCCCAGCTGATGACCATTCCGAACGCAAAAATTGCAGGCGATTCGGTGATCAACTTTTCAGCTCCACAGGATTATATGCTGATTCGGCTGAAGATCGGAGTTGCTTACGGTTCGGATGTTGCTCTGGTGAAGCAGACGATGAAGGACGCGGTGGAGAATGTTTTTTCCACAACTCCGTACCTTTCGCGTGACGAGCCGGCCCAGGCAAATTTTCTGTCGTTTGGCGACTCCAGTCTGAACTTTGAGCTGGTTATTTGCGCATCAAAGCCTCTCTACTATTATGCATCAATAGATGCGGTAAACTGTGAGGTTGACCGACTGTTTCGCGAACGCGGCATCACGATTCCGTTCCCGCAGCGGGAGGTTCGTATTCTCAATATGCCGGAGAAGGGTCTCTGA
- the hypD gene encoding hydrogenase formation protein HypD: MTVGTDMAKLLAEVVDRDIRIMHVCGTHEAAIAKYGIRSVLPPQLKIVMGPGCPVCITPQGEIDAACELAERGCIVATYGDLLRVPGTKTSLEQVNGDVRIVQGAAKAVEIARQNPDKEVVFISVGFETTVPTVAAMLLADPPKNFSILVSHRLVPPAMKWLMAQGEASLDGFILPGHVCAVMGYHEYEAFPVPQIVAGFEPEDILLSLLMICRQVQNGEAKVENAYPRVVTREGNVKAQKLMQEVFTPTDVEWRGFPVIPDSGLALKPEFEMFDAQKKFDLVYAKVTKNSGCICDQVLRGLCDPSDCKLYGKACTPRVPIGPCMVSHEGACRIWYQYQLNKQ, translated from the coding sequence ATGACGGTCGGAACTGATATGGCGAAACTCCTCGCTGAGGTGGTTGATCGGGATATCCGGATTATGCATGTGTGCGGTACGCACGAGGCAGCGATTGCAAAGTACGGCATCCGGTCTGTTCTTCCCCCGCAACTGAAGATTGTGATGGGGCCAGGGTGTCCGGTCTGCATCACGCCGCAGGGAGAAATTGATGCTGCCTGTGAGCTTGCGGAACGCGGCTGTATTGTTGCGACGTATGGTGATCTGCTGAGAGTTCCGGGAACCAAAACTTCTCTTGAGCAGGTAAACGGCGATGTCCGGATTGTGCAGGGAGCGGCTAAGGCGGTGGAGATTGCACGACAGAATCCTGATAAGGAGGTTGTGTTTATTTCGGTCGGTTTTGAGACGACTGTGCCAACGGTTGCGGCTATGCTTCTTGCAGATCCTCCGAAGAACTTCAGTATTCTGGTGTCTCACCGTCTCGTGCCGCCCGCAATGAAGTGGCTGATGGCACAGGGTGAGGCGTCGCTTGATGGTTTTATTCTTCCGGGCCATGTGTGTGCGGTGATGGGGTATCATGAGTATGAGGCGTTTCCTGTTCCGCAGATTGTGGCAGGGTTTGAGCCTGAGGATATTCTGCTTTCTCTTCTGATGATCTGCCGCCAGGTGCAGAACGGGGAGGCGAAGGTGGAGAATGCGTATCCGCGTGTGGTTACCCGCGAGGGAAATGTGAAGGCCCAGAAACTTATGCAGGAGGTATTCACGCCGACGGATGTTGAGTGGCGTGGTTTTCCGGTAATCCCGGACTCGGGTCTTGCGCTGAAGCCTGAGTTTGAGATGTTTGATGCCCAGAAGAAGTTTGATCTGGTGTATGCGAAGGTGACGAAGAATTCGGGATGTATTTGTGATCAGGTTCTTCGCGGTCTCTGCGATCCGTCAGACTGTAAGCTTTACGGGAAAGCCTGTACGCCTCGTGTTCCGATTGGCCCCTGTATGGTGAGTCATGAGGGAGCATGCCGGATCTGGTATCAGTATCAGCTGAATAAGCAGTGA
- a CDS encoding type II toxin-antitoxin system RelE/ParE family toxin: MTKIYSIEYYPAARRFLQKLDPHLALRLYESIEEIRFDPWSKTVPLVNMDDQRKLRVGEYRIILTIDDDRIFVTVVKIGHRKNIYK, translated from the coding sequence ATGACAAAGATCTATTCTATAGAATATTATCCGGCAGCCCGTAGATTTTTGCAAAAACTTGACCCTCATCTTGCTCTGCGTCTCTATGAAAGTATTGAAGAGATTCGATTTGATCCCTGGAGCAAAACCGTTCCTCTTGTGAATATGGATGATCAGAGAAAACTTCGTGTGGGTGAGTACCGGATAATTCTCACCATTGATGATGATCGAATCTTTGTTACTGTCGTAAAGATTGGTCATCGCAAAAATATCTATAAATAA
- a CDS encoding DHA2 family efflux MFS transporter permease subunit, producing MYQVVTDSSHLKKLLAVIALAVFIDSLDGSIVNIALPTIATGFSVDMSTAAWVIMAYFLFLVGLIPLFGQIADHGRLQEIFCLGFVVFTAGSVACGLSPDLNMLIASRAVQGVGASMIAVTAPLLVVRLMPKRHWGMGMGMTATAGAIALVFGPVLGGILTEYLSWHWCFFINIPVGIAAVILGLRIIPKAVRQPKIKFDLAGAVLIFTAMASLIYLLERGAPLGWTSPEILFCAAVFVISAVVFVVRELRIKEPILRVKIFRSVPFTLVTASYFLISIIYAGFLYIIPFYMSIVLGLSPAASGMVLLISSVLTAITGLPSGALSDKIGPRWLVTGAGVVRVAFCLVMAVMMPENGFFWILLLMVLSGLTFGISGGPSSARLIEHAPEGEGGTGSVVLMLAQYSGMVVGVALYALVFNLAVPEAANVAVGLLTADEFLPGFHMTGAFGVICAIAVVIFSVVVKDKIVGKE from the coding sequence ATGTATCAGGTGGTTACGGACAGTTCACATCTGAAAAAACTGCTGGCAGTGATAGCTCTCGCGGTCTTCATCGACTCACTCGACGGCTCGATTGTAAACATCGCCCTGCCAACAATCGCAACAGGTTTTTCCGTGGATATGTCGACTGCGGCCTGGGTCATCATGGCCTACTTTTTATTTCTCGTGGGCCTTATTCCGCTGTTCGGACAGATTGCGGATCACGGGAGACTGCAGGAGATCTTCTGCCTTGGGTTTGTGGTGTTCACAGCAGGATCAGTTGCCTGCGGCCTTTCTCCTGACCTGAACATGCTGATCGCCTCACGGGCAGTGCAGGGTGTTGGCGCTTCGATGATTGCGGTGACCGCCCCGCTTCTGGTTGTGAGGTTAATGCCGAAACGTCACTGGGGAATGGGGATGGGCATGACGGCAACGGCAGGAGCGATCGCTCTGGTGTTTGGTCCGGTACTTGGCGGAATTTTAACTGAGTACCTCTCCTGGCACTGGTGTTTTTTCATCAATATTCCTGTCGGCATTGCGGCAGTCATTCTTGGTCTCCGCATTATTCCAAAAGCTGTGCGGCAGCCGAAGATCAAGTTCGATCTTGCCGGGGCGGTTCTGATCTTTACCGCGATGGCGTCACTGATCTATCTCTTGGAGCGGGGAGCACCGCTTGGCTGGACGAGTCCTGAGATTTTGTTCTGTGCTGCGGTTTTTGTAATTTCTGCAGTGGTGTTTGTTGTTCGGGAACTCAGAATCAAGGAGCCAATCCTGCGGGTGAAAATTTTCCGGTCTGTGCCCTTTACGCTCGTGACCGCATCGTATTTCCTGATCAGTATTATTTACGCGGGATTTTTGTACATCATTCCGTTCTATATGTCAATCGTTCTCGGACTTTCCCCGGCGGCTTCGGGAATGGTTCTTCTGATCAGTTCCGTGCTTACCGCGATAACCGGACTTCCGTCCGGAGCACTTTCCGATAAAATCGGCCCGCGCTGGCTGGTGACTGGTGCAGGAGTTGTTCGCGTGGCATTTTGTCTGGTGATGGCAGTGATGATGCCGGAGAATGGATTCTTCTGGATTCTTTTACTGATGGTACTTTCCGGTCTGACGTTTGGTATTTCCGGCGGGCCGTCCAGTGCGAGACTGATTGAGCATGCGCCGGAAGGGGAAGGCGGGACCGGTTCGGTTGTTCTGATGCTTGCCCAGTACAGCGGTATGGTTGTGGGGGTTGCGTTGTATGCTCTGGTGTTTAATCTGGCGGTTCCGGAAGCGGCGAATGTGGCTGTGGGCCTTCTTACTGCTGATGAGTTTTTGCCGGGCTTTCACATGACCGGTGCGTTTGGTGTGATTTGTGCGATAGCGGTGGTGATCTTTTCTGTAGTGGTGAAGGATAAGATCGTGGGGAAGGAGTAA
- a CDS encoding tetratricopeptide repeat protein → MSTPSVQTAEHLAADRKFCKAADAYRDLLTLEENSRNTGLWCDLGKMLIQDQQFYDAIDAFGTATDLEPENPKFMAELGDALAAVHQYEEAKLWFEKAAGLEDNIIYLIKAGDMLAYLGKYDEALVYYTLLSSKYPENADLLHRKGKILHHLKREADSMEAIVEEIRLRKEEIERSPTPVSYAKLAAAYKRISLWQEAAEMYAQAVTLDPANPGYHMFLGSANITNGNVREGVAEYEKAADLAHEDFPTLLRIADSATKFGQYDEAIRLYTRALAVRNINGDAWVGIAYALLMMKNATDAQAFFEMAKATGSMREIPWADKLHKSYKTEALDQAFP, encoded by the coding sequence ATGAGCACACCCTCAGTACAGACAGCAGAACACCTTGCAGCAGACAGAAAGTTTTGCAAAGCAGCAGACGCTTACCGCGATCTCCTCACACTTGAGGAGAACTCCAGAAACACCGGCCTCTGGTGCGACCTTGGAAAAATGCTGATACAGGATCAGCAGTTCTACGATGCAATCGATGCGTTCGGCACGGCAACCGACCTTGAGCCGGAAAATCCGAAGTTCATGGCAGAGCTTGGAGACGCTCTTGCCGCAGTCCACCAGTATGAAGAGGCAAAACTCTGGTTTGAGAAAGCCGCAGGCCTTGAGGACAATATCATATATCTCATAAAGGCCGGAGACATGCTTGCATATCTTGGAAAGTACGATGAAGCACTCGTGTACTACACGCTGCTCTCCTCAAAATATCCGGAGAATGCAGACCTTCTCCACAGAAAAGGAAAAATTCTTCATCATCTCAAACGCGAGGCCGACTCAATGGAGGCAATCGTTGAAGAGATTCGACTCAGAAAAGAGGAGATAGAACGGTCTCCGACTCCAGTATCCTACGCAAAACTTGCCGCAGCCTACAAGCGCATCTCACTCTGGCAGGAAGCGGCCGAGATGTATGCACAGGCAGTAACTCTTGATCCGGCAAATCCCGGGTATCACATGTTTCTTGGCTCGGCAAATATCACGAACGGTAACGTTCGTGAAGGTGTTGCCGAGTACGAGAAAGCTGCGGATCTTGCCCACGAGGACTTCCCGACTCTCTTAAGAATTGCTGACTCAGCAACAAAGTTTGGTCAGTACGATGAAGCAATCCGCCTCTACACGAGAGCACTCGCAGTTCGCAACATCAACGGAGATGCCTGGGTGGGTATTGCGTATGCTCTTCTGATGATGAAGAACGCAACAGACGCTCAGGCATTTTTTGAGATGGCAAAGGCTACCGGTTCCATGCGGGAAATTCCCTGGGCTGACAAGCTGCACAAAAGCTACAAGACCGAGGCTTTAGACCAGGCATTTCCCTGA
- a CDS encoding ACT domain-containing protein, protein MTKTIITVVGKDTVGIIAKVCAYLAANNVNVEDISQTIVQGYFNMMMIADASASPKPFGEMVQDLDTIGEEIGVKIRCQREDIFTKMHRL, encoded by the coding sequence ATGACAAAGACGATTATTACCGTAGTAGGAAAGGACACTGTGGGGATTATTGCCAAGGTATGTGCATATCTTGCGGCAAACAATGTGAACGTGGAGGACATCTCCCAGACGATCGTGCAGGGCTACTTCAATATGATGATGATCGCTGACGCGAGTGCATCACCAAAACCGTTCGGCGAGATGGTGCAGGACCTTGACACAATCGGCGAAGAGATCGGTGTGAAAATTCGCTGTCAGCGTGAGGACATCTTTACGAAGATGCACCGTCTCTGA
- a CDS encoding PFL family protein, which yields MINIFEVNETNKMIEQEMLDVRTITLGISLLDCCDADLDRLNEKIYEKITRVAKNLVSTGRDIELEFGIPIVNKRISVTPIALVGGQACKSPEDFVTIAKTLDRAAKDMGVNFLGGYSALVSKGMTPADENLIRSIPEALAATERVCSSVNIGSTRTGINMDAVKLMGEIILETAAATKDSGSFGCAKLVVFCNAPDDNPFMAGAFHGVTEADAVVNVGVSGPGVVKRALESVRGQSFEILCETVKRTAFKVTRVGQLVAQEASERLGVPFGIVDLSLAPTPAVGDSVAGILEEMGLESVGAPGTTAALALLNDQVKKGGVMASSFVGGLSGAFIPVSEDQGMIDAVLRGALTLEKLEAMTCVCSVGLDMIAIPGNTPATTISGVIADEAAIGMINQKTTAVRLIPAYGKDVGDIVEFGGLWGYAPVQPINRFSCEAFVNRGGRIPAPIHSFKN from the coding sequence ATGATCAATATTTTCGAGGTCAATGAGACCAACAAGATGATCGAGCAGGAGATGCTTGATGTCCGGACGATCACGCTCGGTATCAGTCTGCTTGACTGCTGCGATGCTGATCTGGATCGGCTGAACGAAAAGATCTATGAGAAAATTACCCGTGTTGCAAAAAATCTCGTCTCTACCGGCAGAGACATCGAGCTTGAGTTTGGTATTCCAATCGTGAACAAACGCATCTCGGTTACACCGATTGCTCTTGTGGGCGGTCAGGCATGCAAGAGCCCTGAAGATTTTGTAACGATCGCAAAAACTCTTGACCGTGCGGCAAAAGACATGGGCGTGAACTTCCTTGGCGGATACTCAGCCCTCGTCTCCAAAGGCATGACGCCTGCCGATGAAAATCTGATTCGATCAATCCCTGAGGCTCTTGCTGCAACCGAACGCGTCTGCAGCTCGGTGAATATCGGCTCTACGAGAACCGGTATCAACATGGATGCAGTGAAGCTGATGGGAGAAATCATTCTTGAGACTGCCGCTGCAACCAAAGACTCAGGAAGTTTTGGATGTGCAAAGCTTGTGGTGTTCTGCAATGCGCCGGATGATAATCCGTTCATGGCAGGCGCGTTCCATGGCGTGACCGAAGCTGACGCAGTCGTGAACGTTGGTGTCAGTGGGCCGGGCGTTGTCAAGCGTGCTCTTGAGTCGGTCCGCGGTCAGAGCTTTGAGATTCTCTGCGAGACGGTCAAGAGAACTGCATTCAAAGTGACGCGTGTGGGACAGCTTGTTGCTCAGGAAGCGTCCGAGCGTCTCGGCGTTCCGTTCGGCATTGTGGATCTTTCGCTTGCTCCGACTCCTGCGGTTGGCGACAGTGTTGCAGGAATTTTAGAAGAGATGGGTCTTGAGTCGGTCGGTGCTCCCGGAACGACAGCGGCCCTTGCCCTGCTGAACGATCAGGTGAAAAAGGGCGGCGTTATGGCAAGTTCTTTTGTCGGCGGACTTTCCGGCGCATTCATTCCGGTCAGTGAGGATCAGGGCATGATTGATGCGGTGCTTCGCGGCGCTCTGACTCTCGAGAAGCTGGAGGCCATGACCTGCGTCTGTTCGGTCGGTCTTGACATGATCGCAATTCCCGGGAACACTCCTGCGACCACTATTTCCGGTGTGATTGCTGATGAAGCGGCAATTGGTATGATCAATCAGAAGACGACCGCAGTCAGACTCATCCCTGCGTACGGCAAGGATGTCGGAGACATTGTGGAGTTTGGCGGCCTGTGGGGATACGCACCCGTGCAGCCGATCAACCGTTTCTCCTGCGAAGCGTTTGTGAACCGCGGCGGCAGAATTCCTGCCCCGATTCACAGCTTCAAAAACTAA